In Rutidosis leptorrhynchoides isolate AG116_Rl617_1_P2 unplaced genomic scaffold, CSIRO_AGI_Rlap_v1 contig559, whole genome shotgun sequence, the genomic window GTTTTATAATGAATAGGCTGTAAAGGAGTCCTATTGATCAAGTACACAGCAGTTAACACACATTCACCCGAAAATCTAATAGGCATAGAAGAATGAAATCTGAGAGCCCTTGCTACCTCTAAGATATGTCTATGTTTTCTTTCAACAACACCATTCTACTGTTGATTATATGGACAAGTTTTCTGATGCACAATACCATTGCTTGTAAACAAATCATGGCATTGGAGGTTCACAAATTCAGTGCCATTATCAGTTCTGAATGTCTTGACTGTTCTGTGAAACTGAGTTTTAACAAACTGAATAAACTATCTTATGAATCTAATGGTGTCAACCTTAGATTGCATTAGAAACAACCAAGCAAACCTAGAATAGTCATCCACTATTGTTAAGAAATACTTGTGACCCTGATAAGTTGGAGCGTTATAAGGACCCCAAACATACCAGATCAAACATAGAAACAGAAACAGTAGTACTATGTTGAAATGATAACTTGTGTTGTTTGACTTGAGAACAGACAGTACACTGAGAAATGTCTTTTTTATTTATGCATAAATTTTGAGAAATCATCAAAGTAGTCAAAGACTTAGAACTAATATGGCCTAATCTATGATGCCATAACTGGAAATCACTAGGTATAGAAACTGAACTATGATTAACAAAATGAGATGATGTTGAGCAGACTGTGATGGGAAGTAGTAAAGGCCTTATTTCATTTTACCAATCCCTTGTACCATCCCAGTTGAGATGTCCTGCATGAGACAAAATTCAGGATAAAATGAAACAAAGCAATTTGAATCTTTTGTGATTTTATGAACACTCAATAGATTGTTTTTGAAACTAGGAATAAGACGGACATTTTTCAGAGAAAGATTGGGTGAGATATTGAGATTTCCTGTATGAGTTATTGATGTATGATTTCCATTTGGCAGGTGAACAAGCTGTGACAATGATGAGACACTATGCATACCAGTGGCATTGTATGTCATATGATTTGTGGCACCACTATCAATAATCTAAGATCTGTTAGAAAGAATACCTAAATTAGATGTAGAAGGGCCTGTATGCTGAGAAGAAAGATCAGCAGTGTGAGAAGAGGTAGCAAAAGGAACAACATTAGCAGCAGAGGAAGAGTCACTAGAAAGCAGCCTCATGATTTGAGCATACTGAGCTGGAGTGAATGTTGGAGCAGGGGAGAAGACATATGCACTGTTAGACACAGGTTTagtagcattttcagaatcttgaGCAGCATTGTGTGCTTGTGGTTTACTTCTTGTGAACTTAAAATCCTTTGGAAAACCATGAAGCTTATAGCACTCTGCCTTCTTATGGCCTCGTACACCACAATGATCACAATTGCCTTGGAATTTCTTTTTAGGAACAGAGGAAGAACTAGATGCATTAGAGTACATAGCATCAACTGAAAGTGTAGAATCAGTAGACTGAGAAGAATGACCTCGCTGTGCTTCCTCTTGGATCAACAGATTATAACATTCAGTGAGAGAAGGAGGAGGATTCATTAAATTGATTTGACCTCGAATAACAAGATAGGAATCATTAAGCCCCATCAAGAATTCATAGAACTTTACATCCTCGAAGTAAGCATGGATAATGGCAAGAGATGCAGGATCAAGAATTTTGAGATCGATTATGCTGTCCAACTCAGCCCACAGTGAACGAAGATTGTTGAAATAGGTAGAAATTGAGTCACTACCTTGATTAGCACGCGAAATCTTGTGACAGAGAGCAAATATCTGCACCTGAGGAGCTCTCTGAAAATGAGATTTGAGATCGGACCATGAGGTAGAGGCATTGGTGAAGTAACGGATTGTCCGAGCTAAGTCCTTGTGAACAGAGCGAAACAGCCAGGATAAGACGAGAGCGTTAGCACAATCCCACTGATCATGATATCGTGGATGAAAATCTTCCTTCCTACAGGTACCATTCAGAAATCCAATCTTGTGCTTTATTAGAACAAAATTGTAAACATTCCTGCTCCAATCACTGTAATTTTCCACACCAGTAAGAAGCTCCTCAACTTGAATTGAGAGCGAACTATCAGTAGGATGAAGATAAAGCTGATGACCTAATGTTATCTCAATAACATCATCACCAGAACCAGAAACAGAGGATGAAGTCGCCATTGAAGACGAAGCTCAAAGCAAAGTAGCAATGGCGAAAAAAATGCAGAAACCGTTTAGGCTCTGATAACCATGTTAGAAAACACGaattgagaagaagaagaagagctaTTTTATTAATTGATAACTGATTGTACAAGGATTACATTATATATACTCGAATTGAGCTAATTACAGTTAAGGGAAGCTTAACGGCTTTTCCCGCCAAGTCTAACTGACTAACAACCTCTCAGGCCGTTCGGATTTGGCTGGGCCTTTAACTGATCTTCGTTCGTTTGTCTTGGGCTCCATTTCGGCCCATTATACAAAACTCACCGTTTTGTGTCATCTTCTTTTTCCCGTTGGATTCGACCGTTGCAAGTGTTGAATTGAACTCCTCAACACCCTCCTCGTCCCAGGCCCGATGAAGTTAGGTCTCAAGCCACATGCCGATGGTGCAACAATTACAGTTTTGTTGCAAGATAAACAAGTTGGAGGGCTTCAATTCCTGAAAGACGATTGCTGGTTTACAGCTTCAACCGCTCCTGACGCCCTTCTGATTAACACCTGTGATTATATGGAGATAATGAGCAATGGGATATTTAAGAGCCCAGTGCATAGAGTGGTAACAAACTCAAAGAGAGAGAGGGTTTCCATCACTATTTTCGGCTATCCTCATCCAGAAGAAGAGATCGAACCATTACAAGAACTGGTTGATGAAACAACGCCAAGGATGTACAAGAAGGTGACAAATTATTTTGAGTTATTCTATAAGTATACCCAGCTTGCCTAGAGACCCATACAGGCTGTCATGATTTAAGTTCGATTATGACGAGTTTGCTGCTAACTGGATTCAGAATAAAATAAAAAACCTTGTATATATTTCATTATGTCTTGAGATGACTTATGTAAATCAAGGTGCACGAGCTTGATCTTATGAACTTTGATGTGATACTCTTGTCATGTTTGGGCGGTTGTATGGTTTTCCTTGCACTTCCTCGTTAGGAAACTCCACCTTATAAAATAAATAGTTTACGCAATACATGATAGAGATAGGGGTTATAAATGTGGGTAAAATAAAAAAACAATACATATATCTTATCGATTCCGAATGACATTTTACGTTAAACTGATCGCCTGCGCTTGCCCACCACTATAGACATATTTAATTTTATTTGAATGCTCAAATCTCGAGCTCACAGCCTTAGATCATCAGTTTGTAAAcatacattaaaaaaaaaaagtctcgAGGTCATTAATGAAATTGTGCAAAAATAGAAGGCAACTGATATTGAAAATTAAACCAAGAAAGATAAAGAATTCAAGGGTGGTGTGGAATAGAAATTAGgaacaaataattatttcttgtaaCAATTAGTCCGAAATTCTCCGTCGTGTCGAGATTTTCAGGAGTCACTCCCTTGAAAAGTTTCCAATTAAAATGGTAAAGCAAGTTTGCAAGTTGGAGCTCAACATTAGCCATGCCAAGATATGCCAGGACAGATCCGCCTTCCTACTCCAAATGGGATGAGTTCAAAATGACACCTCTTGAAATCAGCCGAATTGTCGGTATACCTCTTTGGATAGAAACTCTCGGGTTTCGACCAGCACCCTGCATAATATCCCTCCCAATTGCCCAAGCattgattatgactttggtttaaaCTCTAGATTTtagattttattatttttttatatttgagGTTTTGTTTTTACATAGAGTATTATTGTGTAGTTTAGTTGGTATTACGTTTGTTTTGCTTTTAGGGTTTAGCTATGTGTTTGTAGCAATACATATCAAAACAAGTCAAAAAGATAAGAGTTTATGCACGAATTCTGACTTTATCGTGATTTTCGGAGAAGGTCCTATAGGATTTAATAGGATATATAACATGATAAATAGAACACCGAATAAACATACGAATTAGGAATACTTATCTTTGTAGATGGACATAACTCCGATCTTTTGTAGTCCACGATAATCTCCATAATCGCTCTATTAGGAGCTACTAAAATCCTTCTCCCCACTTGTCACAGGCAGCATAAATGGACATCGACGACTATCCTGACCTAAAGTCAGATTATATACATAGTGATGTGGGGAGCAAACCTAGCTGTACCTGTAAATCCTAATCATGTCCCATTCATCACGGGCCAGATCAGGTAAAAGTCTACACTTAATAGCTGCCAACCCACCACTATCAATGCTTAGATATATATGGCCCACCAATTAAGGATTACACTATTGGATCCCATCCAGCCTGTTTTGCAAACACAAAAGCCCACATTTGATTGTAGCCCACAATAAGTTCTAATATTCTCCCACTTGGACAAAATCAAATGTGTCATAAGTTTTGTAAAACATTTTATTTTGTAAAGTTTATAAAACGATTGTCAGGCTGATGACAAATTTTAGAATACGTAAGCATTTTGAAAACATGATTCAATGGGCAAACCCCTCAAGCAAACCAGTCCAATGAAACTGAGATGCCCGCATTTCAAACCATCATATGGATCTAGTATGGGGTCCATTGGTACCTTCTATCGTCTGCAGAATTTGGGCCCTAGCTATACCTCATAACCTGAACCTGCTTAACCtgaagaaaatatttatttgtagaaATCTATAAGCTATATGCTTAGTGAGATTTTAAATTATAAACAATTTATAATATTTTAAACAATTTCAATTTTGAtaacatatttattatttatagaatATTTTAAATCAATCaaattaattgttttaatttgaTATTATCCATATCAAATTTTTAACACATTATGAACCCAATAGTGAAAATCAAATAATGGGTCAATAACGTTATAGCGAGCTAACATAATGATACTACCTACGTATGTGAGTTCATATACCATGAATTCGATCCTACTAGACGCTAGGCGACAGTCATAGTAGAGCGTACAATCTGATCAGAGGTACTAGGCCGTCCGTAATCCACCTTTCAATAAAAGTAGGCCGTCCGTAATCCGCCTTTCAATAAAAATAAAATCACTTGGGTCGCACTTAGACAACCATAAACAAGTGATGTAATGAGTtcttatgcaatttattttaataaaacaaaatttgctttaatttattttgagaatattttttccagtttttataccaaaattcatatttatatatataatactatgtCGTATATAAATTACGTAAAACAATAAATAGATTTTATATGACGTAGTATATATTTGGCAAATATTTAAACTATCACATAATGAAAAATAACTCACCTCGAAATAATTGTAAGCGCGATTTTACGTCAACAAAGTCTAATGACCTGCTAGAATTATCGAAATTAATCAATCATCTAGTTAAATAATTTGCAGAAACATTATTCGTTCTAAGACGGTCGCTCTCGGATTCTACGACGGTATTTtatcgattaatcatttttaaattaaatttttgaGACAATTATTTTATTGAAAATATTTTCCAATAtgaaaaatatttaataaaatcaaaTAATGTTTATGGTTAATCcaaaataatttattattatttacacatttatttaaaatatattattactTAAATTTATTAATTGACCAATTATAAAATTTAAAATCATTCAAATAACCCATAATTTAAGATTTATTAAATCTGAGTATTTTTTAACAAAATTGTTACATATTCAGGTCTGGAACATTAATATTAAGTTATGGTAAAAATTTGATAGGTTCGGATCGAGTAAAAATGATTATATTAGGTtcggaagatttaaaataaaatttaGGGTTCTCATTTAGGGTTGGGAGACTGATTATGCACTGAACTAAATTGATTTGGTTTGAAACGATGGTTAAAACATGAAATGGCAATTATATCCTTGACTATTTTCTGATAGGTTGGTAATTTTGTGATTACTGTAAAACCTAAGGGGCAAAATAGTCATTTAAACATAAAATCATATCATAAGAATTAGACCGAAACGGTTCAGTTCAGTCTTCTTCCTCCTTGCGTAAAACGCGACTCTCTCTCTCTCCTCCGCCGCAATACGCTTTGCTTCAACAAGCCGTCGCCATTTCTGGCAACAATCTGACCTAAACCACCTACCTATCGACTCTTCTCGACGCCGTGAACGTGAAAATGAGGTTAGTTTTTCCTGACATGGCTTAATTTtcctttaattcgaattttagggtTTCAGTCGAGTTATATAAACGTTCAAATTACGATCTCTACTTCTATTATTTTATTATATGGACTGTGGGGAGTAATAAAATGCTAACAATTGAATGATTTGACCAAAGGAAATGGCCAGATTTACCTCCGAAAGTTTCCGGCCACCGATTCTCACGGCGGCTTTGGCTTGGTTGCGTTCACCGTCGACCAAGGACGCTCCTGGATGTCGAACTCGACCAAGAATCGGTCGACTGATTCATGGCACAATGTTGACTCGGTCGTGACTCACTGAGTTAACGTCAATGGATTTACACAATTTGACCGGTTTTGTAATCCTCGTCACTCCTTCTACAACATATTGAAATTTCGAACGATTCTGGCAAGACGAATTTTTCGACAGTAAGTTGTTTTATGATTTTGTAAATTGAGACAGTTGTGATCTTCCGTAGGCTTGTTATGAAAGAATTTTAGAATGAGATTATTGTATAATTGGACTGTGAAATTGCCTTGAATTGTATTTTGAATATTGATTTTGGATGGCTTGTTTGGAAATATTTTATTATAGAAATTTACAAAAATGACAGACAAAAGGTGTTTGAGACGGAGAGACTGTGTGAGGTTACAGAGGGAGTGATCATGTAAACGAAGAGGGAGGGAGTAgttgtaattataataatttacGTGGATCCCgcctcaattattaaagaaaaatttattttaaattaGTGGTAGGGTCCACAATAATTCAAGTCTCCGTTTTATAATTTAATCTTTACTCGCAATATCATAGAGAATTCTAGGTCGTAATATTACACCACGACATACTTACGTAACAACAAACTAATCGGTTTTTCGAAAAATTAAAATTCAGCAGTCCAGTTTCCATCAATCA contains:
- the LOC139884489 gene encoding protein LATERAL BRANCHING OXIDOREDUCTASE 1-like — protein: MKLGLKPHADGATITVLLQDKQVGGLQFLKDDCWFTASTAPDALLINTCDYMEIMSNGIFKSPVHRVVTNSKRERVSITIFGYPHPEEEIEPLQELVDETTPRMYKKVTNYFELFYKYTQLA